From the Thermodesulfobacteriota bacterium genome, the window GGACCGGCTCTGGCCGACAATGATGTTGCCGACATCGGCAAAGAGCAGATCCTTGGCGGAGAATTCCTTGACGCTCAGGGAGTCCACAAAAAACGTCGCGCCAGCCGGCAGGGCGCCGCCCAGATAGAAGGTGATCCGGGCATCGGCGGTGGTCCGCTCCACCCGGTAGAGCACCCGGTAGGTCTGCCAGTCGCCGGTGATGGTGGGCGAAAAGGCCGAATTGGCGTAGACGATGCGCTCCCAGGGCGGGGCATCCGGCATGAGCACAATGCTGTGGACCGTAAAATCGGCGCTGCTCCTGGCCCGGAAGGAGAGCTCATAGGAGGTCCCGGCCTGGACAGCGAACCTCTCCGTAGTGAAAAGCTGGATGTCGGTGGCCGCGGTGCCGCTGGCCGCACAGGCTATGGAGTAGCCGGCCGGCGCGCTGGCGAAGACATCTGTATCCCGGCCCGCGCTGCCGCTCGCCCCGCCCTCGGCGGCAAAATGGGTATGCCAGCCCTCGGCGCTGGTCTCGAAGCTCGGATTGGCCAGATGCTCCCCGTCCAGGAGGGGCGGCCTGGTGGTGGCCCAGATAGCGCCGCCCTCGTGGCGCCAATGGCCTTCCTGGCTCTTGGCCATGGAGCCGAGAAAGAGCGGTTTGTCACCGGTGCCATAGGCGCCGTAGGTGATGGCACCCGCCTCGCTGCCGCTTTGGGGGGCAAGCCACTCCCGCCAGACCCCGCCCCGGGCGAAAAGCACGGTGTCCCCGGGCGAAAGCGGGGTGGTATTCACCTTGCCGATGGTCTGCCAGGCGGACTGGGGAGAGGTGCCCGCGGCCGCGTCGGAGCCGTGGAAGGCGTCCACATAGTAGGTGGCGGCCCAGGCACCGGTCCGGAGGTCAGGACCGGCGACGAGGATGACGAGGACAAAGAGAACAAGAGCCCCCTTGCACGGTGATCCCATACGCCCCTCCTTTGCCGAAGGCTGGCGGCAGTCAGGACCCGGTGGGCCGGTGGTGCCGCTTGGTGTCTGTCAGCCCGTCCGTCCGTCCCTACCGGATGTAGCCTTCCCGGCGCAGGTAGAGGAGCACCTCCTCGGCCGCCTCGTCGGGGGTGTTCTCCGAGGTGTCGATGCGGACCTCCGGGCTTTCCGGCAGCTCGTAGGGGTCGTCGATGCCGGTCAGGCCGCGGACAATGCCGGCCCGGGCCTTGGCGTACAGGCCTTTGCGGTCCCGGCCTTCGCAGACCGCCAGCGGCGTCGCCACATGCACCTCGATGTAGCCGCCGTACTGGCTGATGAGCCGGCGGTTCTCCCGCCGGGATTCCCGGTAGGGGGCGATGGGCGCGCACAGGGCGATGCCGCCGTTCTTGGTGATCTCGGAGGCCACAAAGCCGATGCGGGTGATGTTGAGGTTGCGGTCCCGGCGGGAGAAGCCCAGCTCCGAGGACAGGTTCTTGCGCACCACGTCGCCGTCCAGGAGGGTCACCGGCCGCTCGCCCAGCTCCATGAACCGGGTCAGGAGCACCCGGGCGATGGTGGACTTGCCGGAGCCGGAAAGCCCGGTCATGAAAACCGTGAAGCCCTGGCGGGAGCGGGGGGGATAGGCCCGGCGCAGGACCTCCACCACCGCCGGCGGCGAGAACCAGGCCGGGATATCGAGCCCATGGGTGAGACGCCGCCGCAGCTCGCCGGCGGCCAGGGCCTCCAGGGGGTGGTCGTCCTCGCTGATCTCGTCCACCGGCACGTACTGGGCCCGGGCCGGCAGGAAGACCATGGGTCTGAGCGGCACCGGTTGGACGCCGATCTCCTCCTGGAATTGGCGGATATGGGCGAGGGCTGCCCCCCGGGGGTAGTGCCGGGGCTGGTCCGAGACCGCGTGGGGGTCGGCATGGTCAGCCGCCACCATGAAGTGGCTGCAGCCGTAGTTCTTGCGGATGAGGGCGTGCCACAGCGCCTCCCGGGGCCCGGCCCTGCGCCTGGCCAGGGGAATGAGCCCCAGGAGCACCGAGCCCGGCGGGTAGGTGCCGACAATGGCGTCGTAGCAGCGCACCCGGGCGTAGTGGTCGATATCGCCCGGGTGGGTGAGGCCGACGATGGGCTGCAAGAAGATGTGGGCGTTGTGCTCCCGGGCAGCGACCAGGGTGATCTCCTTGTGGGCGTTGTGCAAGGGCTTGGTGGTGTCGAAGGCCAGAACCCGGCGCCAGCCCAGCTTCTGGAAATAGGCCCGGGTCTCGGCCGGGGTCAGGCGCAGGAGCTTGTAATCGTAGTGGATGGGCAGCTGCAGGCCGGCCACCGCGCCGGCCACGTACCAGTCGCCGTGCTCGGTAAGAAGGGCGGCCACCCCGGGGTGGGTCATGTCGTCGGTGCCGAAGACCAGCCGCGCCTCGGCCCGTTTGTCCGGCTGCCAGACCTCGGTGACGGTCAGCACCGCCAGCATGAAGCCTTCCAGATCCCGGAGGGCGACCCGGGTGCCCGGGGCCAGCTCACGGGCGGTGGCGGCGCTCACGTCCAGGCAGACCGGCAGCGGCCAGACCAGGCCGTCCGGCAGCCGGCTTTCGGTGAGCACCCGCTGGCAGGTCGCCCGGTCCATGTAGCCGGTGAGGGGGGAGAAGGCGCCGGTTGCGAGCAGCTCCAGGTCGCACAGCTGCCGCTGGTTGAGATCGATGGAGGGGAAGTCGACCGACTCGGCCTTGAGGCGGGCCTGTTCCTCGGCATCGACCAGCAGGTTGACCAGCCGGCCGCCGTGGGGCTCGACGAGATGACCCATGATGGCGATCCTGAGCACGAAGGGGTGGAAGAAAAGGAGAGGTCGACGCCCCCCGGGGGGACGCCGACCACAGATCCTATGGTAGTCGGTTCAGGCGGGGCTGTCCACGGCCCCGGCCGCGGCTAGGCGATCTCCAGCAGCTGGATCTCGAAATTGAGGTGCTTGCCGGCCAGGGGAGGGTTGGCATCCAGGGTTACCTGCTGCTCGCCGACGCTGGTGATCGTGACGACAATGATCTCACCGTTCGGGCTGCCCATCTGCAGCTGCATGCCCATCTCCGGTACGATGTCCGGCGGGAACTGGCTCCGGGGCACGGCCATCTCCATCTCAGGATGGCGAAGGCCGTAGGCCTGTTCCGGGGCCAGCCGCACCGTCCGGCTCTCACCGATCTGCATGCCGGTGACCGCCTGGTCGAACCCGGCAATGACGTGGCCGCTGCCGATGGTGAACTGCAGGGGCTCCCGCCCCAGGGAGGAATCGAAGACCGTGGCATCATCCAGCCGGCCGGTGTAGTGCACCTTGACCTTGTCACCTGACTTCGCGTGCATGAAGCATCTCCTTTTGTCTTTGCTGGAACATCCCGAAGGTGTGGCGAAAAACGCGCCGCGTGAGTGGCCGCCTGGTCTGCTCTGAAGAAACATCGGTCACCAGGGCGGGTTTTCGGGCACCCATCGTGACGCGCCCCGCCCATGGCAACCTACATGTCCCCTGACTCCCATGGACCCCTGGGACTTATAGGACCTATAGGACCAATAGGACCTGTGGGACCTGTGGGAGACCACCATGGCGGACTTCCGGCGTTTCATCCAGTTGGGTGCGCCCCGCCCATGGCGACTGT encodes:
- a CDS encoding peptidylprolyl isomerase; its protein translation is MHAKSGDKVKVHYTGRLDDATVFDSSLGREPLQFTIGSGHVIAGFDQAVTGMQIGESRTVRLAPEQAYGLRHPEMEMAVPRSQFPPDIVPEMGMQLQMGSPNGEIIVVTITSVGEQQVTLDANPPLAGKHLNFEIQLLEIA
- a CDS encoding bifunctional sulfate adenylyltransferase/adenylylsulfate kinase, translating into MGHLVEPHGGRLVNLLVDAEEQARLKAESVDFPSIDLNQRQLCDLELLATGAFSPLTGYMDRATCQRVLTESRLPDGLVWPLPVCLDVSAATARELAPGTRVALRDLEGFMLAVLTVTEVWQPDKRAEARLVFGTDDMTHPGVAALLTEHGDWYVAGAVAGLQLPIHYDYKLLRLTPAETRAYFQKLGWRRVLAFDTTKPLHNAHKEITLVAAREHNAHIFLQPIVGLTHPGDIDHYARVRCYDAIVGTYPPGSVLLGLIPLARRRAGPREALWHALIRKNYGCSHFMVAADHADPHAVSDQPRHYPRGAALAHIRQFQEEIGVQPVPLRPMVFLPARAQYVPVDEISEDDHPLEALAAGELRRRLTHGLDIPAWFSPPAVVEVLRRAYPPRSRQGFTVFMTGLSGSGKSTIARVLLTRFMELGERPVTLLDGDVVRKNLSSELGFSRRDRNLNITRIGFVASEITKNGGIALCAPIAPYRESRRENRRLISQYGGYIEVHVATPLAVCEGRDRKGLYAKARAGIVRGLTGIDDPYELPESPEVRIDTSENTPDEAAEEVLLYLRREGYIR
- a CDS encoding carbohydrate binding domain-containing protein, which produces MGSPCKGALVLFVLVILVAGPDLRTGAWAATYYVDAFHGSDAAAGTSPQSAWQTIGKVNTTPLSPGDTVLFARGGVWREWLAPQSGSEAGAITYGAYGTGDKPLFLGSMAKSQEGHWRHEGGAIWATTRPPLLDGEHLANPSFETSAEGWHTHFAAEGGASGSAGRDTDVFASAPAGYSIACAASGTAATDIQLFTTERFAVQAGTSYELSFRARSSADFTVHSIVLMPDAPPWERIVYANSAFSPTITGDWQTYRVLYRVERTTADARITFYLGGALPAGATFFVDSLSVKEFSAKDLLFADVGNIIVGQSRSSGLKRWQESELSSQGEFWYDEDNWELKVYSAENPARHYGDLECALSRHIIDETGQHHIVYQDLDLRYGGAHGIGGGDTHHIVVRNCDFSFIGGGDQMGGDGELRYGNGVEFWNNAHDTLVEGCRLWEIYDAALTTQGIGEST